The Streptomyces camelliae genome window below encodes:
- a CDS encoding MCE family protein yields the protein MTRRLLALFTALAVVAGLAVVLWPGPGPVRVTAYFPRTVGIYPGSDVRVLGVRIGEVGKITPEGDRVRVELEYDRGRKIPADAQAAIVNSSVVSDRYVQLLPVYRKGAVLRDGDVIPESRTAVPVELDRIFDSLHTTAEALGPNGANKQGSLSRLLGVSAENLRGQGQNLNQTVDDLSQAVTTLSDGRGDLFGTVRNLQVFTAALAADDSSVRSFDSDLADVAGQLAGERKDLAAALKYLAAALGDVAGFVKGNKKALTSDVQGLAKVTKVLVTQRAALQELLTVAPTGLSNLQNAYNPAAGTLDTRNNAQVPQDPSSLLCSILKTTGDDHDNCAGLKKLFDSLPEVPSAPASTGTVDKTLGGILGAPA from the coding sequence ATGACCCGCAGACTCCTTGCCCTGTTCACCGCGCTCGCGGTCGTCGCCGGCCTCGCCGTCGTCCTCTGGCCGGGCCCCGGCCCCGTCCGCGTCACGGCGTACTTCCCGCGCACCGTCGGCATCTACCCCGGCTCCGACGTCCGCGTCCTCGGCGTCCGCATCGGCGAGGTCGGGAAGATCACCCCGGAGGGCGACCGGGTCCGGGTGGAGCTGGAGTACGACCGGGGGCGCAAGATCCCCGCGGACGCACAGGCCGCCATCGTCAACTCCTCTGTGGTCAGCGACCGTTACGTGCAGCTGCTGCCGGTGTACCGCAAGGGCGCGGTCCTGCGGGACGGAGACGTCATCCCCGAGTCCCGTACGGCCGTCCCCGTCGAGCTGGACCGCATCTTCGACAGCCTGCACACCACCGCCGAAGCGCTCGGCCCGAACGGCGCCAACAAGCAGGGCTCGCTGTCCCGGCTGCTCGGGGTGAGCGCTGAGAACCTCCGGGGGCAGGGCCAGAACCTCAACCAGACGGTGGACGACCTGTCCCAGGCGGTCACCACGCTGTCCGACGGGCGCGGCGACCTGTTCGGGACCGTGCGGAACCTTCAGGTGTTCACGGCCGCCCTGGCGGCGGACGACAGCAGCGTGCGGTCGTTCGACAGCGACCTCGCCGACGTGGCCGGGCAGCTGGCCGGGGAGCGCAAGGATCTCGCCGCCGCGCTGAAGTACCTGGCCGCCGCACTCGGTGACGTGGCCGGCTTCGTGAAGGGCAACAAGAAGGCGCTGACCTCGGACGTGCAGGGCCTGGCCAAGGTCACCAAGGTCCTCGTCACCCAACGGGCCGCACTTCAGGAGCTGTTGACCGTCGCCCCCACGGGCCTGTCGAACCTGCAGAACGCCTACAACCCCGCCGCCGGCACCCTCGACACCCGCAACAACGCGCAAGTCCCGCAGGATCCGTCATCGCTGCTCTGCTCGATCCTGAAGACGACCGGCGACGACCACGACAACTGCGCCGGGCTGAAGAAGCTCTTCGACTCCCTGCCCGAGGTGCCGTCGGCCCCAGCGTCGACGGGCACGGTCGACAAGACCCTCGGCGGAATCCTGGGGGCACCGGCATGA
- a CDS encoding MCE family protein — MNVKRSGRVAAWTAIGSLLLTGCEFNGWYDVPLPGGAASDGHAYHVTVEFRDVLDLVPQSAVKVDDVTVGAVEKVELDGWHARVRLRIADSVKLPGNAVADLRQTSMLGEKYVALSAPAGTAPVGRLHDGDFIPLSRSGRNPEVEEVLSALSALLNGGGVAQLKTITVELNKALSGREDRVRSLLKQLDTFLGGLDDQRAEIVRALGGVDRLAQRLKNEKKTIALAVDTMPPALKALADQRKDLTKMLTALADLGKTGTRVVNASHDDTVADLKSLQPILQELNKAGDDLPNSLEILTTYPFPRNATDAIKGDYVNLRITADLDLADLYGNVTGKPSQGGKPPAPGTPRLPGLPTPTPLPSIPSLPGTPSVPPVPSAPAVPSTPSDGSTLLCPPVCTASYSTGGGSRRLPPGIDLGLAELMLKGIMP; from the coding sequence ATGAACGTGAAGCGCTCGGGGCGGGTGGCCGCCTGGACGGCGATCGGCTCGCTGCTGCTGACGGGCTGCGAGTTCAACGGCTGGTACGACGTCCCGCTCCCCGGCGGCGCCGCCTCGGACGGCCACGCCTACCACGTCACCGTCGAGTTCCGGGACGTGCTGGACCTGGTGCCGCAGTCGGCGGTCAAGGTCGACGACGTCACCGTGGGCGCGGTCGAGAAGGTGGAACTGGACGGCTGGCACGCGCGGGTACGGCTGCGCATCGCCGACTCGGTGAAGCTGCCCGGCAACGCGGTCGCCGACCTGAGGCAGACGAGCATGCTCGGCGAGAAGTACGTCGCCCTGTCCGCGCCGGCCGGCACCGCGCCCGTCGGACGGCTCCACGACGGCGACTTCATCCCGCTGTCCCGCAGCGGCCGCAACCCGGAGGTCGAAGAGGTGCTGTCGGCCCTGTCCGCGCTGCTCAACGGTGGCGGGGTGGCCCAGCTGAAGACGATCACCGTCGAGCTGAACAAGGCCCTCAGCGGCCGTGAGGACCGGGTCAGGTCCCTGCTGAAACAGCTCGACACGTTCCTCGGCGGCCTCGACGACCAGCGGGCGGAGATCGTGCGCGCGCTGGGGGGCGTCGACCGGCTGGCGCAGCGGCTGAAGAACGAGAAGAAGACGATCGCCCTGGCCGTCGACACCATGCCGCCCGCCCTGAAGGCCCTCGCCGACCAGCGCAAGGACCTGACGAAGATGCTCACCGCCCTGGCCGACCTCGGCAAGACCGGCACCAGAGTGGTCAACGCCTCCCACGACGACACCGTCGCCGATCTGAAGAGCCTCCAGCCCATCCTGCAGGAACTGAACAAGGCGGGCGACGACCTGCCCAACTCCCTGGAGATCCTCACCACTTACCCGTTCCCGCGCAACGCGACGGATGCCATCAAGGGCGACTACGTCAACTTGAGGATCACCGCCGACCTCGACCTGGCGGACCTGTACGGCAACGTCACCGGCAAGCCGAGCCAGGGCGGGAAGCCCCCGGCCCCCGGGACCCCGAGGCTCCCCGGCCTCCCCACTCCCACCCCTCTCCCGTCCATCCCGTCCCTGCCGGGCACCCCGTCCGTGCCTCCCGTGCCCTCCGCACCCGCCGTTCCCTCGACGCCCTCCGACGGCAGCACCCTGCTGTGCCCGCCTGTGTGCACCGCGTCCTACAGCACCGGGGGCGGCTCGCGTCGCCTCCCGCCCGGGATCGATCTCGGCCTCGCCGAGCTGATGCTGAAGGGGATCATGCCGTGA
- a CDS encoding MCE family protein — translation MITRTVRAQLLAFATVTALGVSYVGARYTGLVDDVLHRGYTVRADFAESGGVFPGAEVTYRGVPVGRVGDLQLTGSGVSVALKIEDGAPRIPADTLAVVADRSAVGEQYVDLQPRRSGGPYLMDGSPIPRSRTRTPLPVTDLVLSLDRLVNSVGKDDLRVTVDELGKAFAGTGPNLSRLVDSGNALVESASQSLPQTVSLIEDSRKVLKTQADEGSAIKSFSRDLATLTEQLKSSDGDLRRLIGNTAPAAQQLDSLLKSTRPHVPVLLANLISGGQITLARLPGVEQALVTLPLTVAGSYTVIPGDGTTHFGLTVNADDPPACTQGYGTQRRDPADTAARPANTGARCTAPRGSTTSVRGAQNAPGATTGRYSAGQAAFVAPYDPETGTVTGPDGTPVELGSTGGEQTVFGKESWQWLLVGPMA, via the coding sequence GTGATCACACGTACGGTCAGGGCCCAGCTGCTCGCCTTCGCGACCGTCACCGCCCTCGGGGTGTCGTACGTCGGCGCCCGGTACACGGGCCTCGTGGACGACGTCCTGCACCGCGGGTACACCGTGCGCGCCGACTTCGCCGAGTCCGGGGGCGTCTTCCCCGGCGCCGAGGTCACCTACCGGGGCGTGCCGGTGGGCCGCGTGGGCGATCTGCAGCTGACTGGGTCCGGGGTCTCGGTGGCGCTGAAGATCGAGGACGGCGCCCCGAGGATCCCGGCCGACACGCTCGCGGTGGTCGCCGACCGTTCGGCGGTGGGCGAGCAGTACGTCGACCTCCAGCCGCGGCGGTCGGGCGGGCCGTACCTCATGGACGGCAGCCCGATCCCGCGCAGCCGCACCCGGACCCCGCTGCCGGTCACCGACCTGGTCCTCAGCCTCGACCGGCTGGTCAACTCGGTCGGCAAGGACGATCTGCGGGTCACCGTGGACGAGTTGGGCAAGGCCTTCGCCGGCACCGGACCGAACCTGAGCCGGCTGGTGGACTCCGGCAACGCGCTGGTGGAATCGGCATCCCAGTCGCTCCCCCAGACGGTCTCGCTGATCGAGGACTCGCGCAAGGTGCTCAAGACACAGGCCGACGAGGGCTCGGCCATCAAGTCGTTCTCCCGCGACCTGGCCACGCTCACCGAGCAGCTGAAGTCGAGCGACGGCGATCTGCGCAGGCTGATCGGCAACACCGCGCCCGCCGCCCAGCAGCTGGACTCCCTGCTGAAGTCCACCCGGCCGCACGTACCGGTCCTGCTGGCCAACCTCATCAGCGGCGGCCAGATCACCCTGGCCCGGCTGCCCGGCGTCGAACAGGCCCTGGTCACGCTTCCGCTCACGGTCGCGGGCAGCTACACGGTCATCCCCGGCGACGGCACCACCCACTTCGGGCTGACCGTGAACGCCGACGACCCGCCCGCGTGCACCCAGGGCTACGGCACCCAGCGGCGCGACCCCGCCGACACCGCCGCGCGCCCGGCGAACACCGGCGCGCGCTGCACGGCACCGCGCGGCAGCACGACCTCGGTGCGCGGTGCCCAGAACGCGCCCGGCGCGACCACCGGTCGGTACAGCGCCGGCCAGGCCGCGTTCGTGGCCCCGTACGACCCGGAGACCGGCACCGTGACCGGCCCGGACGGCACGCCCGTCGAGCTCGGCTCGACGGGCGGCGAACAGACCGTGTTCGGAAAGGAGTCGTGGCAATGGCTGCTCGTGGGACCGATGGCATGA
- a CDS encoding GntR family transcriptional regulator yields the protein MLPTGLPQGAVPKLERPGPLRERVYEALLELITTRVLQPGRHLVENELAGHLGVSRQPVREALQRLNTEGWVDLRPAQGAFVHEPTEEEADQLLTVRTLLEAEAARLAARNADAKGVEALFDIVKAGRTAIGKNDVTSAVALNAAFHAKVMELAGNAVLAELAAQVDRRVRWYYTPVAKLRGGTSWSEHSDLVFAIKERDEQKAGRLMREHTEHTRHSYHHRNES from the coding sequence ATGTTGCCGACCGGACTGCCGCAGGGGGCCGTGCCTAAGCTGGAACGTCCCGGCCCGCTGCGTGAGCGCGTCTACGAGGCCCTGCTGGAGCTGATCACCACTCGCGTCCTGCAGCCCGGCCGGCATCTGGTCGAGAACGAGCTGGCCGGGCATCTCGGTGTCTCCCGCCAGCCGGTGCGTGAGGCGCTGCAGCGGCTCAACACCGAGGGCTGGGTCGATCTGCGGCCCGCGCAGGGGGCGTTCGTGCACGAGCCGACCGAGGAGGAGGCCGACCAGCTGCTCACGGTCCGCACCCTGCTGGAGGCCGAGGCGGCCCGGCTGGCGGCCCGCAACGCCGACGCGAAGGGTGTCGAGGCCCTCTTCGACATCGTCAAGGCGGGCCGGACGGCGATCGGCAAGAACGACGTGACCAGCGCGGTGGCGCTGAACGCGGCCTTCCATGCCAAGGTCATGGAGCTGGCCGGCAACGCGGTCCTCGCCGAGCTGGCCGCCCAGGTCGACCGCAGAGTCCGCTGGTACTACACCCCTGTCGCCAAGCTGCGCGGCGGTACCTCCTGGAGCGAGCACTCCGACCTGGTCTTCGCGATCAAGGAACGGGACGAGCAGAAGGCCGGCCGGCTGATGCGCGAGCACACCGAGCACACCCGGCACTCGTACCACCACCGCAACGAGTCCTGA
- a CDS encoding beta-ketoacyl-ACP synthase III — protein MHGSRIAAIGHYQPARVLTNDDLAGMVDTSDEWIRSRVGIRTRHIAGPDEPVDELAAHAAAKALAAAGLTPGDIDLVLVATSTAIDRSPNTAARVAARLGIPGPAAMDVNVVCAGFTHALATADHTVRAGAATRALVIGADKMSDVTDWSDRSTCVLVGDGAGAAVVEACGAGEEPGIGPVLWGSVPQMGNAVRIEGTPPRFAQEGQSVYRWATTQLPAIARQACEKAGVAPADLAGVVLHQANLRIIEPLAEKLGAVNAVVARDVTESGNTSAASIPLAFSKLIEQGALRGGDPVLLFGFGGNLSYAGQVVRCP, from the coding sequence ATGCACGGCTCGCGCATCGCCGCCATCGGTCACTACCAGCCCGCCAGAGTGCTCACCAACGACGATCTGGCCGGCATGGTCGACACGAGCGACGAGTGGATCCGCAGCAGGGTGGGGATCCGCACCCGGCACATCGCCGGGCCGGACGAACCGGTCGACGAGCTGGCCGCGCACGCCGCCGCCAAGGCGCTGGCGGCCGCCGGGCTGACCCCCGGCGACATCGACCTGGTCCTCGTCGCCACCTCCACGGCGATCGACCGCTCCCCGAACACCGCCGCCCGGGTCGCGGCCCGGCTCGGCATTCCGGGGCCGGCCGCGATGGACGTGAACGTGGTGTGCGCCGGGTTCACCCACGCCCTCGCCACCGCCGACCACACGGTCCGGGCGGGCGCCGCGACCAGGGCGCTGGTCATCGGCGCCGACAAGATGTCCGACGTCACCGACTGGAGCGACCGCTCCACCTGTGTCCTTGTCGGCGACGGAGCCGGGGCCGCCGTCGTGGAGGCGTGCGGCGCGGGGGAGGAGCCCGGGATCGGGCCGGTGCTGTGGGGGTCGGTGCCGCAGATGGGGAACGCGGTGCGGATCGAGGGCACGCCGCCGCGGTTCGCGCAGGAGGGGCAGAGCGTCTACCGCTGGGCCACCACCCAGCTGCCGGCCATCGCCCGCCAGGCCTGCGAGAAGGCCGGGGTGGCGCCGGCGGACCTCGCCGGTGTCGTCCTGCACCAGGCCAACCTGCGCATCATCGAACCCCTCGCCGAGAAGCTCGGCGCCGTCAACGCCGTGGTGGCCCGCGATGTCACCGAATCCGGCAACACCTCGGCGGCCAGCATCCCGCTCGCCTTCTCCAAGCTGATCGAGCAGGGCGCGCTGCGCGGCGGCGATCCGGTGCTGCTGTTCGGCTTCGGCGGCAATCTGTCGTACGCCGGGCAGGTCGTACGCTGCCCGTGA
- a CDS encoding MFS transporter small subunit, producing MPSDSSPPSRWGLIALAWLWVTAPLAYGVYELVRKATQLFTG from the coding sequence ATGCCCAGCGACAGCAGCCCGCCTAGCCGGTGGGGACTGATCGCCCTGGCCTGGCTGTGGGTGACGGCGCCGCTCGCCTACGGGGTGTACGAGCTCGTACGGAAGGCGACCCAGCTGTTCACGGGGTGA
- a CDS encoding OFA family MFS transporter, translating into MSSPPLAPPGWSRWLVPPAALSVHLSIGQAYAWSVFKPPLESVLHLDGTQSALPFQLAIVMLGLSAAFGGTLVERNGPRWAMTVALVCFSSGFLISALGAQTKQYWLIVLGYGFVGGIGLGIGYISPVSTLIKWFPDRPGMATGIAIMGFGGGALIASPWSAQMLASFGSGHEGIALAFLVHGLSYAVFMTLGVLLVRVPRAADREATASGPDAVAGVRVSARSAVRTPQFWCLWIVLCMNVTAGIGILEKAAPMITDFFAGGSAAVSASAAAGFVALLSAANMAGRIGWSSASDRVGRKNIYRVYLGVGALMYLVIAVFGDSSKPLFVLCALVILSFYGGGFATIPAYLKDLFGAHEVGAIHGRLLTAWSTAGVLGPLIVNWIADRQKAAGKHGPSLYTLSFGIMIGLLVVGFVANELVRPVHVRHHVPAPREAADAQRQQPA; encoded by the coding sequence ATGAGCAGCCCCCCTCTCGCACCTCCGGGCTGGAGCCGCTGGCTCGTGCCGCCCGCCGCCCTCTCCGTCCATCTCTCCATCGGTCAGGCCTACGCCTGGAGTGTGTTCAAGCCGCCGCTCGAATCCGTGCTGCACCTCGACGGCACCCAGAGCGCGCTGCCCTTCCAGCTCGCGATCGTGATGCTCGGGCTGTCGGCCGCGTTCGGCGGCACGCTCGTCGAGCGCAACGGGCCGCGCTGGGCGATGACCGTGGCCCTGGTCTGCTTCTCCTCCGGTTTCCTGATCTCCGCGCTCGGCGCGCAGACGAAGCAGTACTGGCTGATCGTCCTCGGCTACGGCTTCGTCGGCGGGATCGGACTCGGCATCGGTTACATCTCGCCCGTCTCCACCCTGATCAAGTGGTTCCCGGACCGGCCCGGCATGGCCACCGGCATCGCCATCATGGGGTTCGGCGGCGGCGCGCTGATCGCCTCGCCCTGGTCGGCCCAGATGCTCGCGTCCTTCGGGAGCGGCCACGAGGGCATCGCGCTCGCCTTCCTGGTGCACGGGCTGTCGTACGCCGTCTTCATGACCCTCGGTGTGCTGCTGGTCCGGGTGCCGCGAGCGGCGGACCGGGAAGCGACGGCGAGCGGGCCGGACGCGGTCGCGGGGGTGCGGGTCTCGGCGCGCAGCGCGGTGCGGACCCCGCAGTTCTGGTGTCTGTGGATCGTGCTCTGCATGAACGTCACGGCAGGCATCGGCATCCTGGAGAAGGCCGCACCGATGATCACGGACTTCTTCGCGGGCGGTTCCGCCGCGGTGTCGGCGTCTGCGGCCGCCGGCTTCGTCGCCCTGCTGTCCGCCGCCAACATGGCGGGCCGCATCGGCTGGTCGTCCGCCTCGGACCGCGTCGGCCGCAAGAACATCTACCGCGTCTACCTGGGCGTCGGCGCGCTGATGTACCTGGTCATCGCGGTGTTCGGTGACTCGTCCAAGCCGCTGTTCGTGCTGTGCGCGCTGGTGATCCTCTCCTTCTACGGCGGCGGCTTCGCCACGATCCCCGCCTACCTGAAGGACCTGTTCGGCGCCCACGAGGTCGGCGCCATCCACGGCCGGCTGCTCACTGCCTGGTCCACGGCCGGTGTGCTCGGGCCACTGATCGTCAACTGGATCGCCGACCGGCAGAAGGCGGCCGGCAAGCACGGTCCGTCGCTGTACACACTGTCGTTCGGCATCATGATCGGCCTGCTCGTGGTCGGTTTCGTCGCCAACGAACTCGTCCGCCCGGTCCACGTCCGCCACCACGTCCCCGCCCCGAGGGAGGCCGCAGATGCCCAGCGACAGCAGCCCGCCTAG
- the fdhD gene encoding formate dehydrogenase accessory sulfurtransferase FdhD produces the protein MGRVTERRKVLRIRAGAVSTRPDTLVAEEPLEIRLNGKPLAITMRTPGDDFALAAGFLVSEGVLAAADDLQNIVYCAGATADGVNTYNVVDVKTAPDVALPDFTLERNVYTSSSCGLCGKASLDAVRTTARFPIADTPPVRVTPELLASLPDRLRAAQRVFDRTGGLHAAALFAEDGELLDIREDVGRHNAVDKLVGRALQNGELPLSRTILLVSGRASFELAQKAVMAGIPVLAAVSAPSSLAVDLATETGLTLVGFLRGSSMNVYAGEDRVALREAAAQG, from the coding sequence ATGGGACGAGTCACGGAACGACGCAAGGTCCTCCGCATCCGGGCGGGCGCGGTCTCCACCCGGCCGGACACCCTCGTCGCCGAGGAGCCTCTGGAGATCCGGCTGAACGGAAAACCCCTCGCGATCACGATGCGGACGCCGGGCGACGACTTCGCGCTGGCGGCGGGGTTTCTGGTGAGCGAGGGTGTACTGGCTGCTGCAGACGATCTGCAGAACATCGTCTACTGCGCGGGGGCGACCGCAGACGGTGTGAACACCTACAACGTGGTCGACGTGAAGACCGCGCCGGATGTCGCGCTGCCGGACTTCACCCTGGAACGGAACGTCTACACGTCCTCCTCGTGCGGGCTGTGCGGCAAGGCCAGCCTGGACGCCGTCCGCACGACCGCGCGCTTCCCGATCGCCGACACTCCCCCGGTCCGGGTCACCCCGGAGCTGCTGGCGAGCCTCCCCGACCGGCTGCGCGCGGCCCAGCGGGTGTTCGACCGGACCGGGGGTCTGCACGCGGCGGCCCTGTTCGCCGAGGACGGTGAGCTGCTGGACATACGGGAGGACGTGGGCCGGCACAACGCGGTGGACAAGCTGGTCGGGCGGGCACTGCAGAACGGCGAGCTGCCGCTGTCGCGGACGATCCTGCTGGTCTCCGGGCGGGCCTCGTTCGAGCTGGCGCAGAAGGCGGTGATGGCGGGGATCCCGGTGCTGGCGGCGGTGTCGGCGCCGTCGTCGCTGGCGGTGGACCTGGCCACGGAGACGGGACTGACCCTGGTGGGTTTCCTGCGGGGCAGTTCGATGAACGTGTACGCGGGCGAGGACCGCGTCGCCCTGCGAGAGGCGGCCGCCCAGGGCTGA